GTTCCCTTATGTGGCAAAAAGGACTCTGCAGGTGAGACTGAGTTAAGGGTCCTGAGACGGGAGATGACCCGGGTGGGCCCAGTGTCATTACAAGGGTCCTcatgggagagaggcaggagggtcagggtCAGAGGAGGAGATGtcacagaggcaggggctggagtaATGTGCTTCAAAGACAGAGGACAGGGCCCCGAGCTCGGTATGGGAAGGAACcccagaagctagaaaaggcagCACATGCTGTCCCCTGGAGCCTCCGGAAGGGccgcagccctgcccacacctcgaCAGCTGCCCAGAACATCAAGTTTGGACTTCGACCTCTAGACTGTGAGATAATCAGTCTGTGTCATTTAAAGCAAAGAGTGTGGCGACATGATAGAGTCACCTACAGGGAGGTAGCCACACAGGAGGAAAAGCAGGGATGGCAAAGACCCACCCAACTGCAGCCCGTCTGCCCACAGGACCGAGAGATTGCACTGCACCCTTCCGGCCTGCAGGGGGCTGCCACAGGGCTCACCTGGCAATccccagcagcagggagaggcCCCAGAAGGCTGTGCTCAGCACCCACCACCGGGCAGAGTCCACAGGGAGGATCTTGGTGTCAGCGGCCCAGGCGATGTGCTCGCAGGGGTAGTACAGCTGGTCGGCCAGGTTGCCCAGGACAGATAAGCAGCGAACCAAGACGTCTTCCTCCTACAGGGCCAGGAAAGACAGGGTGATGCGCCTGGGGGCAGACCCACCCACTTGCCCACATTAGGGACCCAggctatgcaaaaaaaaaactaacttaaaaaaaaaacccttaaatttGTTTAAGTTTCCAGATAATTCATGCATACCACAACTTGGGACACCCTGCCTCAGAGTCTTGCTGACCTGCCACAGGCTTCCAGGTCCCACCCAGGGGTCTCCAAGCCAGGCCCTCTGGTGAAGGACcgagaggaggcagggcaggctgccTGCAGAGCAGCCCAACAGGGCAGAGCTGAGCCAAGTGGAAACACCGGCTGCATGGATCACCTCCCCCAAAGCAGAAGCAGGTGGTCGCCACCCTGGCAAACAGGCAAACTGAGGTGCTGGGGGTGAGTGCCACCTGCCCCGTGGAACAACAGAACCCCCACCTGCCAACCCTGTTCTGAACCACACCCCCTGCACCCAGCCAGGCAGGCCCAATGGAGGCTTTAGAAACCTGGTCCCTGGGGCTgcattccccacccaccccctcaggGCCAAGCCCCTCCAGGCCTTCTTCAATCAGGCGCAGCCCCAGAGCTGTGCAGGGAGAAGATACTCATCAGGGCAGGGAGaccaagacacagaaacacaggacCAACAAAAGGGGCTCTTGTTCTGGTCAAGAGGTATACAAAGAGCAGGCCCCAGATCCCTTGCCTGGGACTCAGGGGAGTCTTCGAAGAGGAGATGTTTGGGGTGGGGGCCCTGCAAGGATGCACGAAAAGTATGTCCTGACCAAGTAAGAGGATAGGAGGTGGGTGTCAAACCAGGAGGAAGGTCCACGTAAACACTTGGATTTTGGATGATCAGGCAGGCCATGGGCACTGAGGGGAAACAGGCACCTGAGCATCCAGTGGCTCAGAGAGGGTACCCCTGGGAGGGCAGTGTCCCCTAGGGAGACAAATTTGCCCCCCTAAAAGGAGCACAGATGTACTGGCACTCCTGTGGAGTGAGGCAGTACTGCTTTCCCCACAAATATTATAAACAGCTTACATGTCTGTCAGCGGGGGGCTGGCGGAACCAATCGCTGCAGTGCTACAAGCACACAGCAGTGCTACAAGCCTGGCCATCAAGAGGGAGGGACTGTTTTGGACTGACATGGACTGTCTCTAAGTTATActgttgagtgaaaaaagcaagtgACCAGAGAGTGTCAGTGGCAcaactatttacatttaaaaaatgtatttgccgTGAGGGTACACAGGATTGTTCAGGAAGGAAACGCAGGAAGCTGATGACAGTGGCTGCCTCTGAGGAGGAAAACTGGGGGCTGGGGaatcattatattattatttttaataatatagtcTTTAAGAATGTGTGAACGtattagtttttataaaaaataagttaagaaTGTCTTACtgcaaaaaagaaagtaaaattgaaagaatacaccctggctaatgtggctcagtggactgagcgctgtcCTGCAggccaaaaggttgctggttccattcccagtcaagacacatgcctgggttttgggctgggttgcccagtagggggcgctcaagaggcaaccaggcaacctatcgatgtttctcttgtacatcaatgtttctctttctctctcccatcccctctctctaaaaagaaataataaaatatttttcaaacaagAAACTGCTCACACTGTGGCTGGCAGACAAGCCCCTACAGCGCAGTGCCCTGTTACCTTGGCCCCCAGGCCATACTGCGTGGTGCATGCGAACATGGCCAGGTCATCGAAGAGCCGAAGGATGGTCCTACagtggctgagctgggaggaCAGCACCAGCAGGCGCGTCCCCACTTCTGACCTGGCCGGACAGTATCCCACCAGAACCCCACCAACCAACTGGCTGCAGTACCCCAGGGTCCGGATCTGTGGGAAAGCAAAAACCGTTAGCATGGCCAGCTCCTGGACTGGCCCTGACCACCTGCCTGAGCATGGGCCCAGGGGGCGAGCAGGCAGAAGAGTCTAAATCAACAAGATTTTAATAAAAGCTTTAACTGTAAAAAGAAACATGTaggacaaatggaaaaatatggtgTCATTGTCCAGAAGGCACTGTGGACACTCTAATAAAGTGCTGGCACTCATCATGGAGGGGCACAGACTCTGGAGACAGATGTGATGGAGATGTAAAAAGGAAACCCCATTTCCCACCTCCTGAGTCCTCTTCCCGGCTGGCAAGAGGACCAGACAGCAATGTATATTTGCATCTACCAGGCTGGACCAACACCCACCACTGGCTGGGAAGTGCGGACATGATCCAGCTTCAGCCCAGTGGACAAAGGATCATTCGCTTAAATAATTTTAGTGAGAAGGAACCTGCTGATTGGGTGGTTTCAGTATTGTGAACTGGGTCAACTTCACTACCCTTCTATCTtaatttcctctccttttcagaaattgctttttcctgtttttttttttattttcttttttcttcatactgttttcacTCATGAGTCCTGTTCTGCCCCTTTGGAACAGCAAAACACTGCGATTTAAATGTCCAATTTGGCAACTCGGCGGGGGTGGGATGTTAAAACCAGAATGCCTAGGTTGGAACCTAACTGCCCAGCCAGCAGTACATACCCTGATACAAACTAAATGGCTGTGTTAGAGACTGGTTAGGAGGAGCTGAGAGTCCATCTTGCATGGAACCACCTAAATACCCAGCCAGAGGGGATGTGGTCACAAAATAAACATCCGAAAATAAGAGGAAGACCTGCAAAACCCTATTTTGTTCAACATAACCCAGGGACCAACTACAGTGGCTTAGTCAGACCCTGAGTGCCCACACCTGGGGATCTGGACGGCATGTAAATGTCCAGCCAGGCCGGACATTTATGGGCATATATGGGTATATATGTTGGGGACAACATATATGCCCAACTAAAGGGGATTTGGTTGCAACCAAAACGTCCAGCCATAAGGTGTGGCCCGCATCATCCTAAATCCTCATGAGGACTGGGTTGTCCCAAACAACCCAGTGCCCTATTTCAGGATCCCGAAAGTCCAAACGTGAAAGCCTAGTTGTTGCCACTGTGAATGCTGGCCGGCACAACCTGAATGTCCACCACTAGGGGACCAGGTTGGAGCCAGCTTGGCCGGAGCCTCTGCCATCGGGGAGCCTGAGCGACCCCAACCCCTCTCTGGTCTTGGTTTCCCGGTCTCTGAGCTTTGGCCCGATTCCGGGGCCTCGGGCGGCGCTCAGCCCCAGCCTCACCAGGCGGTCCCGGCCTCGGTACGACTCCAGCGCCGCAGCCAGGCCGGTCAGCCCCACCATGGCAACTTCGCTGTGACGTCACCGCGCcgcgcagggggcggggctggcacgAGGCCCCGCGCCCTGTGACGTTCTGCGCAGGGCGGTGGCCATCctttgcccccgcccccccgccccgcggtTTCTTTGTCTGCTGCAGCTACGACGCGCGCGTCCGCAGACGTTGTGCACCCGGGCAGCTCTGGGAGACCGCTGCCTTCTGCCCGTGGGAGAGTGCCCGTGACGGCGCCGCCGCAGCTTCTGTTTTCAGTAAACCACCCATAAAGTTAACCAACCCCTAACTACccacacaaaaaagtaaattaattaaaaaatatatacatattccaAGCAAAATCACCAACTGTTCGGATTCAAGGAGaggggtttttgtttatttttaatttctgtttattaattttagagaggggaagggagaaaaacatcgacttGTTCCACTTgcttacgcattcattggttacttctcataagtgccctgaccagagattgaacccacaaccttggcatatggggaggacCCTGGAACCAACTGAGTACCCCTCCAGGGCGGAgacagatttctttttaatttctgtttcacCCTTTTTGCATCTTCTGCTTCTGTATAGTGAGCATATGTGGCTGTTGTAATATataaggcatttttattttttaattttttttattttttaaagattttgtattttatttttagagagaggggaagggaaggagaaagatgatgagaaacatcaatgtgtggttgcctcccgtgcgccccgcactggggacctggtccacaacccaggtatgtgccctctttgattctcaggcccatgctcaatccactgagctataccagccaggccaTTTTTAGAAAGTTGAGGAAGTGCATAGACTCCTAGAACAGACAAGAACCCAGTCATGGAGTCACTGCAGAGAGGGTAACTGCTTCTGAGAAGGAAATCAAATTTTCACATTTGTAGCACGTTGTAGCTTTTGAATTTTGTGCAATATACATGTATGGCCTCGTCAAAAAgtcaaataagtttttttttaagttaacacgacctgtttactttttttaaaattgtggtaaaattcaccatttttaaatgtacaattcaggAGCACTTACTACATTCATGGGTTGTGAATCACTCCTTTCTAACTTCAAAGCATTGTCATCGCCCTCAAAGGAGCCCCTGTCACTCAAGCAGTCACTCTtattcttccctcccccagctcttgGCGACCGACATCCAGGGTCCATCATCAGGTTTGCCTGTTCCAGGCATTCCGCATAAATGGAGTCATGCAGCCATGAACACTTGTGTCAGGCTCCTCTCACTGAGCCGCGTTTTTGAGGTACAGTCACATCGGAGATTGTCTCAGTCAATACTTCACTCCTCTCCGGACTGAGTGATCTCCCGTCATGTGGATgcaccacattttgcttattccTTGGCTTATGGACGTCATTTCCAGTTTTGGGCAGGTGTGGATAATGCTGTGGTGAACAGGAGTGTGCACGTGTGAGTTCCTCCTTTCACCGCCTTCAGGTGGAGACCTAAGAGTGGAATTACTAGATCGTATGGCAACTGTGGGTTTGACTTTTTGAGGAAACgtcaaaaggcagttttccacagtggctgtaccattttacattcccaccaataatgtacAAAATTCTCcccattcttgccaacacttatattttgcttttaaaaaattattatatgccctggctggcgtatctcagtggattgagtgcgggctgcgaaccaaagtgtcgcagcccgcacatgcctgggttgcaggccatgacctccagcaactgcacattgatgtttctctctctctctctctctctctctccctctctccctctctctctctctctctctctctctctctctccctctccccctcccttccctctctaaaaaaaataaataaataaaatcttaaaaaaaaattattatagtcATCCTACTGGGTGTGGGGTGGTATTTCACTGTAGTTGTGTTTTGCCTTTTCCTAATAACTAATGACGTTGACTGGTTGCCTATTGCAAAACATCTCTTCTTGATCTCAACTTCTGTTACTCTACTCTTCCTGCCTCGGTCACTCCTTTTCAGCCACTTGCCTTGCTCCTGTTCCTTAAAGATTCAGCACATCCTGCCCCGGgacctttgcatttgctgttccctctgcctggaacattgTCCCTCCAGATAGACACTTGGTTCCCTCTCTCACCTCATCCTCATGTTTACCCAAACGTCATCTTCTCATGGGGCCTCCCCATCACACCGGAGGAGCACTTGCTACCCACATTTCCTGCTCTTACTGTTCTCTTAGCTTCTAACACTACCCAATGCCACCGTTAATTTTGCAGCTTGATCTCATCTAGTTGCTTGTCTTTTCTCAACAAAACGTGAACCACACCAGGGTAGGGATTTTTATCTGTCATGGTCACAGCTATAGGTCTATATACAGCCTGGCATGAAGCGGGTTCTCAGTAAGTGTCACTGCCTGCAGGGCTCGGCTCCTGCTCCACCCACACTGTCCTGGGAGATGGTGTCCACTCCCACAACTTCCCTAGCCACCTCTTCACTGGCCTCTCCCCATCTCTCACC
The genomic region above belongs to Phyllostomus discolor isolate MPI-MPIP mPhyDis1 chromosome 13, mPhyDis1.pri.v3, whole genome shotgun sequence and contains:
- the PEX11G gene encoding peroxisomal membrane protein 11C isoform X1; translation: MVGLTGLAAALESYRGRDRLIRTLGYCSQLVGGVLVGYCPARSEVGTRLLVLSSQLSHCRTILRLFDDLAMFACTTQYGLGAKEEDVLVRCLSVLGNLADQLYYPCEHIAWAADTKILPVDSARWWVLSTAFWGLSLLLGIARSLWMVLKLRQQLRSPTPAFIRRRQSQDYRLSLPSCVASRGPQPPFTVLAGKELCLESAQHPTPTPYLVLGGREDWCGFGTPCGPRLPLGGDGASSWLTGRVCGHFSPAHYGEHGHYP
- the PEX11G gene encoding peroxisomal membrane protein 11C isoform X2, with amino-acid sequence MVGLTGLAAALESYRGRDRLIRTLGYCSQLVGGVLVGYCPARSEVGTRLLVLSSQLSHCRTILRLFDDLAMFACTTQYGLGAKEEDVLVRCLSVLGNLADQLYYPCEHIAWAADTKILPVDSARWWVLSTAFWGLSLLLGIARSLWMVLKLRQQLRSPTPAFISQLPRSQRRAMRAQMQSELLTILSNLADLANAVHWLPPGILWAGRFPPWLVGLLGTISSLLSVYQAIQASGWADPATS